From Zhongshania aliphaticivorans, one genomic window encodes:
- a CDS encoding glycine cleavage system protein R: MNSSLVFTFLGQDRPGLVERLADIVADHQGNWLESRMTQLAGQFAGIVRVAVNETDIDELSNALCSLNIEGLTIHIQPGVSDPAPGASGKQCKLHILGNDRPGIVREVSRALKQQQINVIEMSSNITSAAMSGDALFEAHVSAQMPAGCDFDELEDSLDAIAEQLDVDIVVS, encoded by the coding sequence GTGAACAGCTCATTGGTTTTTACTTTTTTAGGACAAGACCGCCCCGGCCTCGTTGAACGCCTCGCAGACATTGTCGCCGACCATCAAGGTAACTGGCTGGAAAGCCGTATGACCCAACTTGCCGGGCAGTTTGCAGGCATCGTTCGGGTGGCCGTTAATGAAACGGACATTGACGAGCTCAGCAATGCACTTTGCAGCTTAAATATAGAGGGCTTAACCATCCACATTCAGCCCGGTGTCAGCGACCCCGCACCCGGCGCGAGTGGCAAGCAATGTAAATTGCACATCTTGGGTAATGATCGTCCGGGCATTGTCCGCGAAGTTAGCCGCGCCCTTAAACAGCAACAGATTAACGTAATAGAAATGAGTTCTAACATCACCAGTGCCGCCATGAGCGGTGACGCCCTATTCGAGGCCCATGTTAGCGCACAAATGCCCGCAGGCTGTGATTTTGACGAACTGGAAGACAGCCTCGACGCAATTGCCGAGCAACTCGATGTTGATATTGTTGTAAGCTAA
- the aroC gene encoding chorismate synthase, translating to MSGNSIGKLFSVTTFGESHGLALGAIIDGCPPGLELSEADLQFDLDRRKPGTSRYTTQRREDDVVKILSGVFEGKTTGTSIGLLIENTDQRSKDYGKIKDRFRPMHADYTYQQKYGSRDYRGGGRSSARETAMRVAAGAVAKKYLASHCGVEVRGYLSQLGPIAIDSVDWSVVETNPFFCPDADKVPQMEEYMQKLRKAGDSVGAKLTVVASGMPVGLGEPVFDRLDADIAHALMGINAVKGVEIGAGFDCVDALGSEHRDELTPLGFTSNNAGGILGGISSGQDLVAHLALKPTSSILIPGKTVDIDGNAVEVITTGRHDPCVGIRAVPIAEAMVAIVLMDHLLRNRGQNSGVHSATPVIPAAAS from the coding sequence ATGTCAGGTAATAGCATCGGTAAATTATTCTCGGTCACCACCTTTGGTGAGAGCCACGGCTTGGCGCTGGGCGCCATTATTGATGGCTGCCCGCCGGGTCTTGAATTGAGTGAAGCCGATTTGCAGTTCGATCTTGATCGTCGCAAACCGGGTACCTCGCGCTATACCACTCAGCGTCGTGAAGACGACGTGGTTAAGATTTTGTCTGGGGTGTTTGAAGGCAAAACCACCGGTACCTCGATTGGCCTGCTAATTGAAAACACCGATCAGCGCTCCAAAGATTACGGCAAAATCAAAGACCGGTTCCGGCCAATGCATGCCGATTACACCTACCAGCAAAAATACGGCAGCCGTGATTACCGTGGCGGTGGGCGCTCGTCTGCACGTGAGACCGCTATGCGGGTGGCGGCTGGTGCGGTTGCCAAAAAATATTTGGCCAGCCACTGCGGTGTAGAAGTGCGCGGCTATTTATCTCAACTTGGTCCAATCGCAATTGATAGCGTAGATTGGAGCGTAGTTGAAACCAATCCCTTCTTTTGCCCAGATGCCGATAAAGTGCCGCAGATGGAAGAGTATATGCAGAAGCTGCGTAAGGCTGGTGATTCGGTCGGTGCTAAGCTCACCGTGGTAGCTAGCGGTATGCCAGTGGGTTTGGGCGAGCCCGTATTCGATAGGCTCGACGCCGATATTGCCCATGCGTTAATGGGCATCAATGCGGTGAAAGGTGTTGAGATTGGCGCTGGTTTTGATTGTGTGGATGCACTGGGTAGTGAGCATCGCGACGAGCTTACGCCTCTGGGATTTACCTCGAATAACGCAGGTGGCATTTTAGGCGGTATTTCTAGCGGTCAAGATCTGGTGGCGCATTTGGCCTTGAAGCCGACCTCCAGCATTTTGATCCCGGGGAAAACGGTTGATATTGACGGCAATGCCGTTGAGGTCATTACAACTGGCCGTCACGATCCATGCGTCGGCATCCGCGCGGTGCCTATTGCGGAGGCAATGGTCGCTATTGTGTTAATGGATCACTTGCTGCGCAATCGTGGGCAAAATAGTGGAGTGCATTCGGCTACCCCGGTAATTCCCGCCGCCGCATCTTGA
- a CDS encoding MFS transporter has product MTAALPYWRLSGFYFFYFALLGTWVPYWSLYLKSLGFSSEEIGILTSLVMLTKILAPSLWGWLADSFGYRSRIIRVGAFMAMLAFSGAFLRSDFWWLAGVIISYSFFWNAVLAQFDVLTLSHLAGRYGRYSLIRVWGSIGFIVAVIGVGWWLDNHPIGQLLYLITILLSGIWLASLLVVEKPGGLRQDAERQSLKGILRQPAVIAFFAVSFFLQLSHGPYYTFFSIYLEAQDYSRSLIGRLWSLGVIAEVLLFLFMHRLLARYSLRGIVLWSVGLSALRWLLIAYFVEHAAVLVLAQCLHAASFGSFHAAGIEVIRHWFTGHHGQGMAMYSGLSFGLGGAAGALLSGWGWDISAQQCFVAAAAAAIIAYIVAWFWFDVKAEPEAALE; this is encoded by the coding sequence ATGACTGCTGCGCTGCCGTACTGGCGTTTGTCGGGATTTTATTTCTTTTATTTTGCTCTTTTAGGTACCTGGGTGCCGTATTGGTCCCTGTACTTAAAGTCCTTGGGCTTTAGTTCAGAAGAAATTGGAATTCTGACATCCTTAGTGATGCTCACCAAAATACTTGCACCCAGCTTATGGGGTTGGTTGGCTGACAGCTTTGGCTATCGCAGCCGTATTATTCGCGTCGGTGCGTTTATGGCGATGCTGGCCTTCTCTGGCGCGTTTTTACGTTCGGACTTTTGGTGGCTAGCCGGCGTCATTATAAGCTACAGCTTTTTCTGGAATGCGGTGCTGGCACAATTTGATGTGCTCACTTTATCTCATCTTGCCGGTCGCTATGGTCGTTACAGCCTCATTCGGGTTTGGGGTTCTATTGGCTTTATTGTTGCCGTTATTGGTGTCGGTTGGTGGCTAGACAACCACCCGATTGGTCAGCTGCTTTATCTCATCACCATTTTACTCAGCGGTATATGGCTGGCGAGTTTGTTGGTGGTAGAAAAGCCGGGTGGCTTGCGCCAAGACGCTGAGCGGCAATCGCTTAAAGGTATTTTGCGACAACCCGCCGTCATTGCTTTTTTTGCGGTGAGCTTTTTTCTGCAATTATCCCATGGTCCGTACTACACCTTTTTCAGTATCTACCTCGAGGCGCAGGACTATTCGCGTAGCTTAATAGGTAGATTGTGGTCGCTTGGTGTTATTGCTGAAGTTCTGCTGTTTTTGTTTATGCATCGACTCTTGGCGCGGTATAGCTTGCGCGGAATTGTGCTGTGGAGTGTGGGGTTGTCCGCGTTGCGTTGGCTGCTTATAGCGTATTTTGTTGAACACGCCGCAGTTTTGGTGCTGGCGCAATGCTTACACGCGGCCAGTTTTGGCAGCTTTCATGCCGCCGGCATTGAAGTTATTCGCCACTGGTTTACCGGCCACCACGGTCAGGGTATGGCTATGTACAGCGGCCTTAGCTTTGGTTTGGGGGGCGCTGCTGGTGCTTTGCTAAGCGGCTGGGGCTGGGATATTAGCGCGCAGCAATGTTTTGTTGCCGCTGCGGCGGCCGCAATTATTGCCTATATTGTGGCCTGGTTCTGGTTTGACGTAAAAGCGGAGCCGGAAGCGGCTTTAGAGTAA
- a CDS encoding class I SAM-dependent methyltransferase, producing MTKKVLPQARIFFGFFMLLAMLAAEAETLREAPSWPGVVDGAHRSAENRARDVYRHPVETLMFFGVQPCDTVVELWPGAGGWYTEILAPMLRDCGKLYTAHFAQDSDVGYYQKSRRTFELKLAANPGVYDKLSVTTLQAPKYLAIAPAGSVDKVLTFRNVHNWLKAGVSEQVFAAAFTALKPGGIFGVVEHRADPDASIAEMVKSGYVSEQLVIAQAEAAGFLLLESSEVNANPKDGHDHPEGVWTLPPSLRLGEKQQAKYLAIGESDRMTLKFGKPVHE from the coding sequence ATGACAAAAAAAGTATTGCCACAGGCTCGGATATTTTTTGGTTTTTTTATGTTGCTGGCGATGCTTGCTGCTGAAGCCGAAACGCTTAGGGAAGCTCCTAGTTGGCCAGGGGTTGTTGATGGCGCGCACCGCAGCGCCGAGAATCGTGCGCGAGATGTTTATCGGCACCCAGTTGAAACCTTGATGTTTTTTGGTGTGCAGCCCTGCGACACAGTCGTTGAGTTATGGCCAGGCGCAGGGGGCTGGTATACCGAGATACTGGCACCTATGTTGCGCGATTGCGGCAAGCTTTATACCGCCCATTTTGCTCAAGACAGCGATGTCGGCTACTACCAAAAATCTCGCCGCACCTTTGAACTAAAATTGGCGGCGAATCCTGGTGTTTATGACAAACTATCGGTGACCACCTTACAAGCGCCCAAATATCTTGCCATTGCCCCGGCAGGAAGTGTTGATAAGGTACTGACCTTTCGCAATGTCCATAACTGGTTAAAGGCGGGTGTTTCCGAACAGGTATTTGCTGCGGCGTTCACGGCCTTGAAGCCGGGCGGCATTTTCGGTGTTGTTGAGCATCGGGCAGATCCTGACGCAAGCATCGCGGAGATGGTAAAGAGCGGCTATGTTAGCGAACAGTTGGTGATTGCTCAGGCTGAAGCGGCTGGCTTTTTATTGCTGGAAAGCAGTGAAGTTAACGCGAACCCAAAAGATGGTCATGACCACCCCGAAGGGGTATGGACGCTCCCGCCGAGCTTACGCTTAGGCGAAAAGCAGCAAGCAAAATACTTAGCCATTGGCGAAAGTGATCGAATGACTCTTAAATTTGGTAAACCTGTACATGAATGA
- a CDS encoding MTH1187 family thiamine-binding protein: MKVIVDFCIIPLGGELSLTPYIAECQKIIAGLGLEHHLHAYGTNIEGEWEVVMDSVKRCHQRVHEMGAPRISTQLKIATRSDRDQTMVEKVNHVRDYLAQS; this comes from the coding sequence ATGAAGGTGATTGTGGATTTTTGCATCATTCCCCTCGGCGGGGAATTGTCGTTGACCCCCTATATTGCTGAGTGCCAAAAAATCATTGCCGGCTTGGGTCTAGAGCATCATCTGCATGCCTACGGCACTAATATAGAAGGTGAGTGGGAGGTGGTGATGGATTCGGTTAAACGCTGTCATCAGCGTGTGCACGAGATGGGCGCGCCGCGAATATCGACTCAGCTTAAAATTGCGACGCGCAGCGATAGAGACCAAACTATGGTCGAAAAAGTTAATCATGTGCGGGACTATTTAGCGCAGTCTTAA